The Orrella daihaiensis genome contains the following window.
CCACGACCCTACGCATCCGAGCACCCAGGCAAGTGGCGTTGTATGTGATCTTGAGCGCTAACTTTGGCAAACAAACATCGAGTTCTTGCGTACCCAGCACGCCTGATAAGTGGCACCAGCATCCTAGAAACAACAAAGCCCAACCTTGTGAGCTGGGCTAAGTTATTTGATACGTATGGTGGGTCGGCCGGGACTCGAACCCGGGACCAACGGATTAAAAGTAGAGAATAGTGAAATTAAAGCTTCTATTTCAATAGATTAAATTACTCTTGACGCGGTGTGTGGCAAAGTGTGTAAGTAAAAAACGACTTAACCGTTTGACAACTCTTTGAAACGCGCTGCCATTTCACGCTTGCTTTTACGCAGCAATTCGATCTCTAACGGTGTCAGCATGCGAGGTGTTTGTGCGGTATCGAGCCTCTGATTGAGTAAGGCAGTCGAAGGCGTGACCGAACCGGGCTTCCCACCACTTTTCGAGATCTTGATCATGTTTACCTTTCAAGTCAGATCAATGGCTAGTCTGATTTTTGCTGAGCAGGGAATACCAGTCAAGGATATTGCACCTTAAATGAATGCCGCACGAAAAGCACAAACAGGTAAGATTGATGTGTGTAGCGTTACAGGCTACAATTATTCATGATCAAAAGTTTCAAGCACAAAGGCATCGAACGGTTCTTTAAAACCGGATCTAGAGCAGGTATACAAGCAGTGCATGCTCCTAGGCTAGCTCGTCAGTTATCTGCTCTGCACGCTGCGAGGAGAGGCGAAGACATGAATCGTCCCGGATGGAATTTGCATTCATTAAAAGGCTCGCTAGCTGGACATTGGTCGGTCAGTGTCAATGGAAATTGGCGTTTGACTTTTACATTTGAAAACGATGATGCCGTGCTTGTCGATTACCAGGACTATCATTGAGGTACGTATGAATACCATGTTTAACCCCCCTCACCCAGGACTAACATTGCGCGATGACATTCTTCCTGCCCTGGAGCTAACCGTGGGCGAAGCTGCATCGCAGTTGGGCGTTGACCGCACCACCTTGTCCAAGGTGGTGAATGGTCGTGCATCAATTAGTCCTGCAATGGCATTGCGCATAGAGCGTTGGCTTGGTCGAGATAACGGTGGTGCTGCCGAAGTCTGGCTAGACCAACAGACTGCCTACGACCTCTGGCACGCAAGGCAAGCTGCGAAATCCTCGAAAACACTATCGGGCGTCAAAGCGCTGCGACTGCAGCTAGCCTAATCAGAGGGGGCAAAAGCCAAAAATCCCAGCCAACTCTCGCTGACTGGGATTTA
Protein-coding sequences here:
- a CDS encoding type II toxin-antitoxin system RelE/ParE family toxin, translated to MIKSFKHKGIERFFKTGSRAGIQAVHAPRLARQLSALHAARRGEDMNRPGWNLHSLKGSLAGHWSVSVNGNWRLTFTFENDDAVLVDYQDYH
- a CDS encoding HigA family addiction module antitoxin — translated: MFNPPHPGLTLRDDILPALELTVGEAASQLGVDRTTLSKVVNGRASISPAMALRIERWLGRDNGGAAEVWLDQQTAYDLWHARQAAKSSKTLSGVKALRLQLA